The Helianthus annuus cultivar XRQ/B chromosome 15, HanXRQr2.0-SUNRISE, whole genome shotgun sequence genomic sequence gtatttatagccgaggagtgaaggagggtaaTTGAGTGGCTAGACTGACAACGCGCAGCcccttgcaggtgtgtcaggcttgtcgatCACAGAGGTGACGCCACGTCCCACTGTGGCTGTCAGTCTGTGTGCCAGTGTCGTTTACGTATGGGCTGACAGATGACTGTCGTTGGTTCCACATGCCGTTTCGGCCACTTGAGTCAAGATGTCGGTCCCACTTGCGTCGTCAATAGGATGTGGTGCTAGGCCGCCTCGCTATCTGCGGTAACCGCGGTTGTTTCCGCGACCCTTGGCTTGACGAAGATGtttataggatgcggtgctaagCCACATCGCCATGTGCGGTAACTGTCGTTACCTTATCCCTTTTCATGACGCAAATGTtcgtgacgaaaatgttcataggatgcggtgcccAGTCGCATCGCCATGTGCAACAtccgttttcatacacaaggtaagtcttctcatcacttgaccgattggattcgGTAGTTGCGTTCGCGCGTCACTCGCGACTGCTTCGGTgcgagatttgggaccataccccttcaacacTTATCTCCATTTGTGATGTTTCTTCCTCCTTTATGTGTTTCTCTTCCTTTGCAGTTGCTTTTCCATGTGGATATTGTCGGCCGGATGCCATCTCCTTTCTCTTCTTTGTTTTGTCGGCCAACCAACATGTTGATACGGAACTCTGTTGAAGGTGAGTTTTAGACTTCTATTAGGTCAAGTTAAGCTCTTTCGTTTTGTGCTCCTTGGATTTTATGCCTGATATGCATGCAAATTTCTTTAAAAATTTACTTTCGACATACAAAATTTTGTCGGTTTAGCGATAGACAGATTTTTAATTTGCCGTTGTTGGGTTTTAATTGTTGATCCGTATCTTCATTAAagtagttttcttttataaaacccATCTGCTGAAACAATTTGTTTGATAGAATTTCGGCCATTTTTGTTCCATGCTTGCCATTTCTCTGTATTTGTCTCATAGTTATCAAAGGCGCGAAGCGCACTCTAGGCGCATATAGGCACCGATTAAAGCCTAGGCGATAGacgcaaaaaaagcgtgggccCGAAAAAAAACGcagttaaataaaaaaataaaaagttcaGGGAATATAAAGTACTCAAAACAAAACAATAACATGGGAATTACCATGTTATTTACCACTAGTCAAAGGATATTTAACAAAAGGAGCTGAGATACTTTGCTGTttgtatttttgaaaaaaaaaaaagattataaAAAATCTATTAAAATATAGGATTGtgatattatttatttaaatataatgCTGTAACATTTCTTAAAAGTAAAGATTTTGATTACATAGAAACTAAATTTATTATAAAAATAGACGAAGGGGACATTCCGTATATTATTCATTTATGAATacttttatttatataataaCTCTTAGGAcccaagaatatgaatatcacTTTGAGTATATTATGGCCGGAAGTGGAAACGACTCGCCAGCGATCGGCATCGATCTGGGAACAACGTACTCATGCGTGGCTGTTTGGAAGCATGATAGGATTGAGATCATTCCTAACGATCAAGGCAACCGAACCACACCTTCTGCTGTTGCTTTCGTTGATGCAGAGCGTCTGATCGGTGATGGCGCCAAAAATCAAGCACCTATGAACCCTGCTAACACCGTATTTGGTCAGTCTACTACTTCTTCTGCATGCATGCATTGTATTTGACATAAAAGTATGCATAAAATTGGTAGAACAGATACTACACCTGGATGGCAAAGATATAGGAGTAATCTTTATTATGTTTGgtgttcagttttttttttttaatggctaACGTTACTTTCTCAAACTCCTATATTTACAAATAACTCACCCTTGCTTGGGATGGCAAGAGCCTCTACAAAGTGAGCTAACCCCACTTGACGTTTGGTGTTCAGTTATACTTGatgtttatgtgtgtgtgtgtgtatgtgtatgtatgtatatgctGCATTGTATTTGAAAAGTTAAGTTGAATTGAAAACCTGGTGTTGATTTTGGGAATTAAAATCTTTGCTGATATTGTTTGTCTTTACTACTAATCATGGATTTCCAGATTCGAAGAGATTGATTGGAAGGAGATTCAGTGATCCAAAAGTGCAGGAAGACATCAAGTTATGGCCTTTTAAGGTCATACAAGGGTGTTACGACACACCAAAGATTGTCGTCACTTACAAAGGTCAAGAGAGGGAATTTTTGGCTGAACAAATTTCTTCAATGAttcttggcaagatgaaagaaaccGCTGAGGCGTACCTTGGAAAAATCGTGAAAGATGCTGTGATAACCGTCCCTGCTTATTTCAATGACTCGCAGCGTCAGGCAACCAAAGACGCTGGTACTATTGCTGGATTAAACGTTATTCGTATGATCAATGAGCCTACAGCAGCTGCAATTGCGTATGGACTTGACAATAAGTCTGATATTGCTGGCAAGATAAACGTGCTTGTCTTTGATCTTGGCGGTGGGACTTTTGATGTTTCTGTTATGACTATCAAGAAAGGGGGTATTTTTGAGGTGAAAGCTGTTGCTGGCGACACTCATTTGGGCGGTGAGGATTTTGATAATCGCATGGTAGATCACTGTGTGCGGGAATTTAAGATGAGATGGAAAAAGGACTTGAGTGGGAACCAAAGAGCTTTGGGGAGGTTGAGATTTGCTTGTgagaaagcaaaaagaaatctctCATGtatgactcagacatcggttgaATTGGATTGCTTGCACGAGGGAATTGATTTTTCGTTGAAAATTACACGAGCTAAATTTGAATATCTGAACATGGGTTTGTTTAATAAGTGCATCATGATATTGGAGACATGTTTAAGTGAGGCTAAGATGAAGAAATCATGTGTAGAACAAGTGATTCTTGTTGGAGGCTCAACTAGGATACCAAAGGTCCAGGATATGGTGCAGGAGTTTTTTGATGGCAGAGAGTTATGCAAGAGTGTAAACGCTGATGAGGCTGTTGCGTATGGTGCAGCCGTTATGGCTGCAAAGGTAAGGTGTAGCGGAGATAAGCGTGTTCAAGGTGTGTTGCTACGCGACGTCACTCCTTTATCACTTGGCGTAGAAATACAAGGAGATTTAATAAGCGTTGTCATCCCGAGAAACACACCAATACCTACAAGTAATGCCAAAACATACCGTACAGTATGTGATTACCAATCTATGATTGAGATCAATGTGTATCAAGGTGAAAGATCCAGAACTAGAGATAATCATTTTTTGGGCAAGTTCCGCATTTCAGGAATACCACCTGCTCCCAAAGGAGTCGCTGAAGTTATTGAACGCTTTGAAATAGATGCCAACGGTATCCTCACAGTCACCGCTTCGATAATATCTACTGGAAAGACGGAGAAACTCATAATTTCCAATGTAAATGGAAGACTCTCCAAAAAAGAGATTGAGAAAATGGTAAGGGATGCTCAGGAGTACAAACTTGAGGACCAAGAATTCAAGAAGAAAGCAGAAGCTTACAATGCATTAGAGGATTGCTTATACAAGGTGAAAAATAAGATCGAAGAGTACAATACCATGAAGAGTACTGTGAACATGAAGGAAGTGAAAAAAGCCATTCATGAAACAAGCAAGTGGCTCGAGGACAACAAAGCTGCACCTTTTGCTGTGCTTCAACTTCAGAAGGTACGCCTAGAATTTGTTTGCAAGTCACTCTTTTAGATCTAAGGTTTTGGCTATTAATTGAACATTGGAATCTAATTAAATAGTCTAGAATTTGAAGCTATGTGCATTAACTAATTTAGTAATTCATTTACATGAATTGACGATGTTTATTCAGTGAAAAGTGGGTGTTGCAACAGAGATCTGTGCAAAAAATACATGACATGTGTGTTGGATTTCATGGTTACTTAAAAGTTTTTAATATAGTGCTTTATGTTTGAGTATACATAAATTATGGAAACTTAGAAGAGATTATATGAGGCAAATTTATGCTACCGGTCACACCATTCCATCGATTTATTGCGTTCACTGAGATATAAATATCGGTTTTTAAATATAAACTTACCGACGCACTTTATACAAGATTTCAACCACATCTATCTAAATAGATGTATTTGATCTTGTAAAATCATCAGTAGTTCATTAAGCTTGCCAAATCACCATTGTGGCATGTTAGCCTTTTATATCAACTTGAAAGACATCATGAATGGATTACATGACTACTTTTAAAATGAAAAATAAGCTATGAAAATAAGCTATGTAATCATGAATGGATTACATGACTACTTGCTCCAAGTTATAACTTAAAAATAGGGATGAATTTTtttaccgaaataccggtaccgtaccggtaccataccggtaccgtaccgataccgtaCCTTACCGATCATAAACGGTACCGGTATTGGTAATAGATTTTTCAAGATTCGGTATAGGTAAAaaacggtatcggtaccggtattttttcggtaaataccggtaATAATACCGAATTTAATAACGACTTTATTTATTTTGATATTGTCTTAGATCCCACTATGAAGttatattttcttaaacattgTTTACAAAAAccaatatcaaatttcttttttttttgttatttttaatcAATTATGATGATTTTTTTGACATGTTGGAATTTGGATGTTAAAAGTCGAACCCATAGATGCTtaccttttgattttttttgactAAATATGTTTACCCTTTGTTTACATTCCTCTATATATTAATCTAGTTCAATTAATAACGGATGGATGCGTTGCACATGAAATTTTTTTAGGTAAAACAATGGATTACACCAAAGCGGTACCAATACGGTAAAataccgaaataccggtaccgataccggtaccgtaccggtaccgaatctaTAAATACGGTACGGTAATCGGTATCCACTTTTCCTCAATTACGGTAACGGTATTTACGGTATCgataccggtacggtaccggtatcgtaCCGATCTCATCCCTACTTAAAAATGTGGAACAAAGCGTGTACAAATCAAGAGTTTTATATGAAAATTTATGTGTGTAAACAAACTTTTGATATTTTCGGGTTCAGTAGAATAATCAGAATCCCTCCATGATATTGCTTTCTCTGAATAATGGAACCCTAAAATCtctttaaaaaaaactttttcaaaTAGAATTACATAACAATTACTAAATGcaatatttttttattcaaaagaTGCCTTCTTACTTCCGATATATAAGCATACACTTTATTAAGTATAAACAGTTGTAAAAGTTATGAAATTTACATTAAGATAGTTGATAAACGAGCAATAAGCTGTGTCGTTACCTCTTTTTGAATAGTAAAATAAAGTCTTTTAAAAATTACGTCCATAGATCTTGGAGTCATAACATTACTGTGGATGatcctttgaactcgactaagtaggtccacaacCTCTGGTGTCAGGAAACCAAAAGTATtaaaagcaaatgggataaacatgtcatggttgtcaaggcacgctttctTGTGTTTGGTCACTTTGCCCGAAGCAGCCTGACCCACCGTGAAAGCACTGCCTCCTAAGCCCACAAGCGGGGAAACCCATGTTAGATCCACACATGCATGTTTTTctcctacccatccaaagaccaAAATGCGGCTGGTCTAggggtagatctcccttccaatgGGTCAATTAGGAAATTAACGGGTGtctctttcttagcagaaatacTAGCGCGCTTGAATATGTCAAAAATGACATCCCTAGTCGGTACTTGAACCCAGGGAGCTCTTTACAATGAACTGGATGATCCCCAAAAAAATCTAAACAGGCCTTTTGACAAACAGGGCATATCTCATCAACTAGAAATAAAGGAATCATGAGGCGATACTTAGGGATAGTATGGTACTCCACCGGCGACATATGTTGGCCTAACCCATCTATAGGTATAGCAAGAAGAAAATCTTGTCATCTGCTGCTCGTAGACACTCAAAAACGGTTTTTTGTCTAACGGTCAAGTCAAACTATACTTCAATGTCGTGGACAATTTTACTAAAAATAGCACTCGCCAATGCATGTTTGCCTTTAAGGGTGGTGTCCTTATTAGTGAAACCGCTGAAGTCAAAGCTTGGAATCGTATCACGAAGACAAGCCAAAGCACAAACGTAATTAGAATCCATACCACATATGCCACCCAAGATTGGGCTCTCAAGGCCACAAAAGCATAGAATGAATCCTCTACAACCGAATACAACCCCAAACCCCCAAAGCTAATAGGTAAGGAGGCAAGTCGCCACTGGAAGTCTCCAAAGAAAGGACCTCCACAAACCACCAATTCCTCAATCACCTCACGCAAACCTTTGCAAAGAACAACGCTGTATCTTCCATGTGTACAAGTTGCATGTCCTCAAGCCAAAGAAAAGTTCGGGCAATGCCCATACAAGATCGAAGCAAGAGTAGTTCACTCTACGAGTCACCTAGTTTGGATAGAAGACGCATCAAATCTACCAcattagcagctcttttctttgCGAACCCGCTAATAAAGCTTGTGTCCCTActaacgccccccccccccccccaggaAGCTTCACCCCACTGATGGCCTCCCGATGTTCGTAGGAAGTAACCCCTCATGAAACTTGCAACCATCACAAGAAAGCCAAAATAGCTTAGTTTTCTTAATATTTAGTTCAAGACCCAATGTTAGACCCATCACCTTAATGATGTCCAACACTCTAGCCACCTTTTCTGAATCTCCAATGACAATCCGATTGTCAAGATACCAAGCATGAAGACGAAGCTTGCATTTGTCTCTAATTTGATACACAAAGGGGGTGCAAAACAAGAGCGAAAAGAAGTGGTCCCAATAAGTCCTTTTGTTGAACTCCCGTGGTAGACCAAATGTGCTCAAGAGCATTCATATTCATAGCTATAACAAATAGGAAAGGAGACATCGGGTCTCCCTGTCTCAACCCCCTGAAACATCGAAATTCTTGCGTAGGGGACCCATTTACTAAAACAGATTCCCTGCTAGCTATCAAAATAGACAAATCCAACTTCTCCATTTCATTAGGATTTGAGGCTAATAAGTCATTTTAAAAAAGTCATGATTTAGGGTTTTTTCCAAATAACTTACcgactttttttgttttttgttttattgACTTTttgggagccgctaaaataggaaccacctccagttgtaagaaccgcgagaaccagtttCAACCAATCAGATTTTGCCACTCAAAAggttattttggtcatttaacaccAAATGTCATTTCCCCACCCTCTCTCCTCATTTATAATTGTCAGATGTTTCTCTCTCCACCTTTTTAAAACTCATCCCCTCTCTCCTGTTATCAAAAGCCTTTTCCATCTCACTTCATTTCAACTTTTTCAAACTCTCATTTCTCTCTCTTCATATCTTCATCTCCGACATCTTCATCCTTTATCCTAATAaagatcatcatcttcaacctctcATTTCTTCACACATTTTTCAAACTCTCAGCTGCTtgttatgcttatactctttatCCTTCTCTATTTCTTCGCTGCCATGTCTTCCGATCTCGacgcctccaccgccaccgccacgCCACCGATACACCGTCATTTGGTTAATCGCTGCCACATCTTCCGATCTCgacgcctccaccgccaccaccgaTACACCGCCATCGATACATTGTCAAAAGTTAAAGGTATGCTATCGGTTGGAAACTTGATTTAGCTGAGTTAATGATTTGTGTATGATTGTTTTGATAGATATTGATGGTGGTGGCGGTTCGACGTCGCCGACGATGTCACCGACAACCAACGCCGTTCACGGCGGCggagttgtggtggtggtgggtttcaAGTCGGTGGGTTTCAAGTGGGGGGTGGGTGACGGGGGTGGTTGAATTCGGATGAAGCCAGATGCCATTAAACTTCatttataaaaatcatttttgtgGTTGGATGAAAATATAGTTGGGCATGTGAGCTGCATCttttaaaattcatttattacaGAACATTGATTGCAAATTTTGTAGGTTTTTGTTTTTTGATGTtcatgttcatgttttgtttgaatgatgttcatgttTCTTCTGGGTTTGATTtctgttgaatctgggtttgaatgatgaacatgttgaatctgggtttgaatgatCTTTTTGGGGACCTTTTTGATTCTGTTGCCTTATTGAATATGGGTTTGATGTTTGAATATGGGTTTGATATTGAATATGGGTTTCATGGTGAATCTGGGTTTGAAATATGTTTGAATGTTGTTCTTGTTTCGTTTTGAATGTTCAAATCGTTTGAATATGGTGCCTTATTTGAATCGGCTGTGATGATGAAAAAAAactgacgatggcgcggcaaggatggcggagggtagggttttttgaacccgcaaccccactttgcagcctctgatttatcggaaaatctgagccaaaacttcgttttttttcgagatacacttttgtttagttgttgttgttttttatattcttttcccTAGTCGATGACGATAAAAATCTATCCGAGACACCTACCGACTTTGCGATTTATGGGTGCGTTCGTCTTTGCGTAAAcaagtttttgtgtaaaaaagtttttgtggaaaaaaagttcaaccgtaaacttttacgtaaaacgtaaaaagtttaccgtaaaacttaaaaaagtaaaacgtaaaaagtttaacgtaaaacttaaaacgtaaaaagttttacataaagcgtaaaatttaaaaacataaaaagtaaaaaaacgttgacgtaaaaaaccggtgcgtaaaacgtaaaaaaaccggtgcgtaaaacgtaagaaaaccggcgtgtaaaacgtaaaaaaatcggtgcgtaaaacgtaaaaaaaccggcgcgtaaaacgtaaaaaaacgttgacgtaaaaagtttaacgtaaaacgtaaaacgtaaaaagttttacataaaacgtaaactttcaaaacataaaaagtaaaaaaaagttgacgtaaaaaaccggtgcgtaaaacgtaaaaaaaccggtgcgtaaaacgtaaaaaaaccggtgcgtaaaatgtaaaaaaaccagtgcgtaaaacgtaagaaaaccggcgtgtaaaacgtaaaaaaacggcgttaaaaaattgtcgcgtaaaaaaacgttaacgtaaaaaattaaaccgtaaactttttaacgcaaaccgtaaacttttgtaacgtaaaacgtaaaaacgtgaagtGTAAAAAGCTTTACgtaaaacataatttttttagtaaaacgtaaaaagttttacgtaaaacgtaaaaaccggcgcgtaaaacgtaaaaaacgttaacgtaaaaaaccggcgcgtaaaacgtaaaaaaccggcgcgtaaaatgtaaaaaaccggcgcgtaaaacgtaaaaaaccggcgcgtaaaacgtaaaaacgttaacgcaaaacttttttacgttccgtaaaaaaaaaggtaaaaaaacgttaacgtaaaaaaaccggcgcgtaaaacgtaaaaaaccggcgcgtaaaatgaaaaaaaccggcgcgtaaaacgtaaaaaaccggcgcgtaaaacgtaaaaaacgttaacgtaaaacttttttacgtttcgtaaaaaaaagctcgtaaaaaacgctcgtaaaaaaacgctcgtaaaaaaacgctcgtaaaaaacggcgcgttaaaaaaaacggcattaaaaaaacggcgcgttaaaaaaacggcgcgtaaaaaacggcccggtaaaaaacggcgttaaaaacggcgcgtaaaaaagcccgacgtaaaaaacggcgtgtaaaaaaccggcgcacaaaattaattgttttgtcaaaaaatctgaatttaaaattgtttttaataaaaaaatcttagaaaaataaaaagtaatataataaaactaaaaagtaatataataaaacaaaaaagtaattaaaaaataataagagaaaaagacaaaaaagtgtTATTTTACTTAtctacccttttggattaaaaaattaaagacataataagacaaattgtatttaatattattttttcttacttttaatctcatccattaatcttgttgatctaaaggctagaaagtggttcctatggttcttacaactagaggtggttctcattttagcgatccccttgACTTTTtaacttaattatttattaactTCAATAAGTCAGTAAAATAAGTCATTTCCAAACTCAATCCCAAATACCCCTAAAATTCATATGAAATCGATGAAGCAAGATTTCTGTCAATCAAAATTCGTGAATCCGTGAGTCAAGTTTTACGTGAATTGATGTTCGGATTGCAATGAATCTTCGACTTTTTTCATGTTTTGCAACAAATCTTAGAAATTTTCACATTTTGTAACAAATCTTCGAGCTAAGATTTTGGAACTCGTATCGTCAACCGCCATTGTTACAGCCTACAGGTTTGTAAGctcatatttttttttaagttccttatattttttttttctcaaattaCAGGTACGGTAATATGTTCTTGAATTGATTACCAA encodes the following:
- the LOC110909835 gene encoding heat shock cognate 70 kDa protein; translated protein: MAGSGNDSPAIGIDLGTTYSCVAVWKHDRIEIIPNDQGNRTTPSAVAFVDAERLIGDGAKNQAPMNPANTVFDSKRLIGRRFSDPKVQEDIKLWPFKVIQGCYDTPKIVVTYKGQEREFLAEQISSMILGKMKETAEAYLGKIVKDAVITVPAYFNDSQRQATKDAGTIAGLNVIRMINEPTAAAIAYGLDNKSDIAGKINVLVFDLGGGTFDVSVMTIKKGGIFEVKAVAGDTHLGGEDFDNRMVDHCVREFKMRWKKDLSGNQRALGRLRFACEKAKRNLSCMTQTSVELDCLHEGIDFSLKITRAKFEYLNMGLFNKCIMILETCLSEAKMKKSCVEQVILVGGSTRIPKVQDMVQEFFDGRELCKSVNADEAVAYGAAVMAAKVRCSGDKRVQGVLLRDVTPLSLGVEIQGDLISVVIPRNTPIPTSNAKTYRTVCDYQSMIEINVYQGERSRTRDNHFLGKFRISGIPPAPKGVAEVIERFEIDANGILTVTASIISTGKTEKLIISNVNGRLSKKEIEKMVRDAQEYKLEDQEFKKKAEAYNALEDCLYKVKNKIEEYNTMKSTVNMKEVKKAIHETSKWLEDNKAAPFAVLQLQKVRLEFVCKSLF